In the Acetobacterium sp. KB-1 genome, GGAGGTGGCTGATTATGTGGCCTCCGGCAAGGCCATGGACAAAGCCGGGGCCTATGGCATCCAGGAAGAGGCCGGCCTCTGGGTTAAGTGGATTAAAGGAGACTATAATAATATTGTGGGATTGCCGATTGCCAAACTCAACAAACGGTTCGGCAAAATGCTTGCGCAGATCGCCAACCAGTAAAAGCTAGGCCATCTGCGGCTCATCGAAAAAAGCATCTCTTTGGTATTAGAGGAAGATAAATATTTTCATTAATACAACGATAACTCACGATAAAAGGCCGGATTTAGAAATTCTTTTAAGGTGATGTCAGCCATACTAAACAGGCGTCGGGAAACCTGGGTGGCATCCGCATCCGGATATTTATCTTCAAGATAAATCACTTTTATAATCCCGGCTTGAATAATCGCTTTGGCGCACTCGTTGCAGGGAAAACAGGTGACATATAAAATGGAATCAGCCAGTGATCGCCCGTCTGAGTTTAAGATGGCATTTAATTCGGCATGACACACATAGGCATATTTGGTGTCCTGGAAGGTTCCTTCCCGCTCCCAGGGCAGGGCATCATCGCTGCAGCCTTTAGGCATGCCGTTATAGCCGGTGGACAGAATAATATTGTCTTTATT is a window encoding:
- a CDS encoding dCMP deaminase family protein codes for the protein MKRHDYITWEEYFMGIALLSARRSKDPNTQVGACIVNKDNIILSTGYNGMPKGCSDDALPWEREGTFQDTKYAYVCHAELNAILNSDGRSLADSILYVTCFPCNECAKAIIQAGIIKVIYLEDKYPDADATQVSRRLFSMADITLKEFLNPAFYRELSLY